In the genome of Leptospira sanjuanensis, one region contains:
- a CDS encoding NAD(+)/NADH kinase — protein MSLERLKAAKRVLILGKRTKFELDLEEWGSLEKIEKIYKIQNDSFARIHESHLRQLANRETLKRLFPDSTFIFRKNMDIHPPSDFDLVIALGGDNHFTFVAHHAVDTLVLGCNSDPPTSVGALLSFHVEDIKKALETDWSNAAIEEWPLIEVKIHYPDGRKVSTLQGISEISIRNNSPDLTSRFFIHHGNEMEEQKCSGLLVYTGAGSTGWVMSCENTDTSFDKQSPFFKVYCRELRKKEHTRYTLDHFTVLDRFSLISEMKGGISIDSLAETIYDFPPGAKAEFSLSKKKLHVVVRKQ, from the coding sequence ATGTCTTTGGAGAGATTAAAGGCCGCAAAACGGGTTCTTATCTTGGGGAAACGCACCAAGTTCGAATTGGATTTGGAAGAATGGGGTTCTCTCGAAAAAATCGAAAAAATTTATAAGATTCAAAACGATTCGTTTGCGAGAATCCACGAATCGCATCTCCGACAACTTGCAAACCGGGAAACTCTCAAACGGCTTTTCCCCGATAGCACGTTTATCTTTCGAAAGAATATGGACATCCATCCTCCGTCCGACTTCGATCTCGTGATCGCGCTCGGCGGGGACAATCATTTCACCTTCGTCGCGCACCACGCCGTGGACACGCTCGTTTTGGGCTGTAATTCCGATCCTCCGACGTCCGTAGGCGCCCTTCTTTCCTTTCACGTGGAAGACATCAAAAAAGCCCTGGAAACAGACTGGTCCAACGCCGCCATCGAAGAATGGCCTCTCATCGAAGTGAAGATCCATTATCCCGACGGGAGAAAGGTCAGCACATTACAGGGGATCAGCGAAATTTCGATCCGAAACAACAGTCCCGATCTCACGAGTCGGTTTTTCATCCACCACGGGAACGAAATGGAGGAACAGAAATGTTCGGGGCTTTTGGTTTATACGGGCGCAGGTTCGACCGGATGGGTTATGTCCTGTGAAAATACGGATACAAGTTTTGACAAACAATCCCCGTTTTTCAAAGTCTATTGTAGAGAGCTTCGAAAGAAGGAACATACTCGGTATACTCTGGACCACTTTACGGTCTTGGATCGTTTTAGTTTGATTTCCGAAATGAAGGGTGGAATTTCGATCGATTCTCTTGCGGAAACGATTTACGATTTTCCGCCGGGCGCAAAAGCTGAATTTAGCCTCTCCAAAAAAAAATTACACGTAGTGGTTCGTAAGCAATGA
- a CDS encoding STAS domain-containing protein, producing the protein MSQLSIKKKETSTGVFVYSLDGRLDESSFTDFKQEIIDPPHPDVVILNLSELKYISSSGIRAIFELRNKLSNDGKKLILTEASDKVIQIFNLLGLWKPFTHLTTEAEAIQVAAQ; encoded by the coding sequence ATGAGTCAACTGAGCATTAAAAAGAAAGAAACTTCGACGGGCGTTTTCGTTTACTCACTCGACGGAAGATTGGATGAAAGCAGTTTTACCGATTTTAAACAGGAAATCATCGATCCTCCTCATCCCGATGTGGTCATTCTTAACCTAAGCGAGCTCAAATACATTTCCAGCTCCGGAATCCGAGCGATCTTCGAGTTGAGAAACAAACTGAGCAACGACGGAAAAAAGCTGATTTTGACCGAAGCCTCGGACAAGGTGATCCAAATCTTCAATCTCTTGGGACTTTGGAAACCGTTCACTCACCTAACAACCGAAGCCGAAGCCATTCAAGTCGCGGCGCAATGA
- a CDS encoding PhoX family protein yields MNLSRSQFLRYLGKGAAALALVKSGALAATASSKTKSNQRNKKDLLPSKQNSFPKFRPIAASERDELILPEGYRYGTIALFGDRINPQGDTFGFNSDFNCFLPFAGKKDTGLLWNNHETLGTLEYYVNGYDSQKQGPNLRTDKQIEQYLYALGGSVLRIAKQNGEWKLSPDSKYGRRINGLTEFRLTGPAAGSSALGNTNKVFGTFANCAGGTTFWNTILSCEENVEWVIEPCKLPHETHYGWVIEVDPFDPKSTPVKHTALGRFAHENAALVLSPSGKLVVYMGDDARDEFVYKFISKNSYDPSLGAGNSSLLEEGTLYAADFEKGIWIPLDFESNETLRNSKKESGERRFGSQAEVLVRCREAGKVCGATPMDRPEDIEIHPLDGTVFIAMTNNDKHGNHFGQIVRIHEKSGDHAGLEFDYEIFVAGGNGSGFAAPDNLAFDSAGNLWMVTDISAKNLNKSVYKKYGNNGLFVIPTQGADAGKAFQFASSPTGAELTGLWFTPDQKELFLSVQHPGETTKDYQNPTSRWPHGGNSLPKPGVVAIYLK; encoded by the coding sequence ATGAATCTTTCCCGATCTCAATTCTTACGCTACTTAGGGAAGGGCGCGGCGGCATTGGCTCTCGTCAAGTCCGGGGCGCTTGCCGCAACCGCTTCGTCGAAAACAAAGTCGAATCAACGAAACAAGAAAGACCTTCTTCCATCCAAACAAAACTCATTTCCAAAATTTCGACCGATCGCTGCGAGTGAACGAGACGAATTGATTCTCCCGGAAGGTTATCGTTACGGAACGATCGCACTTTTCGGGGATCGTATCAATCCGCAAGGAGATACGTTCGGCTTTAATTCCGACTTCAATTGTTTTCTTCCTTTTGCGGGTAAGAAGGACACGGGTCTTCTGTGGAACAATCATGAAACTCTCGGAACCTTGGAATACTACGTCAACGGATACGACAGTCAAAAACAGGGACCGAATCTAAGAACGGATAAGCAGATCGAACAATATCTGTATGCGTTAGGCGGCTCGGTGCTCCGAATCGCAAAACAAAACGGAGAATGGAAACTTTCTCCCGATTCCAAATACGGCAGAAGGATCAACGGTCTTACCGAGTTTCGATTGACCGGTCCCGCGGCGGGAAGTTCCGCGCTCGGAAATACGAACAAGGTTTTCGGGACGTTTGCGAACTGCGCGGGAGGAACCACGTTCTGGAATACGATTCTTTCCTGCGAAGAAAACGTGGAATGGGTGATCGAGCCGTGCAAACTCCCGCACGAAACGCATTACGGATGGGTAATAGAGGTCGATCCGTTCGATCCCAAGTCGACTCCGGTCAAACACACCGCATTGGGAAGATTCGCGCACGAGAACGCTGCGCTCGTATTGTCTCCTTCGGGCAAACTCGTGGTCTATATGGGGGACGATGCGAGGGACGAATTCGTGTATAAGTTCATATCAAAGAATTCTTACGATCCTTCTCTCGGGGCCGGAAACTCGAGTTTGCTCGAGGAAGGAACCTTGTACGCGGCCGATTTCGAAAAGGGAATTTGGATTCCGCTCGATTTCGAGTCGAACGAAACATTACGAAATTCTAAAAAAGAAAGCGGGGAACGGCGATTCGGATCGCAAGCGGAAGTTCTCGTTCGTTGCAGGGAAGCGGGAAAAGTTTGCGGAGCGACGCCGATGGACCGCCCGGAAGACATCGAAATTCATCCGTTGGACGGGACCGTTTTTATCGCGATGACCAACAACGACAAACACGGAAATCATTTCGGACAGATCGTTCGTATCCACGAAAAATCGGGCGATCACGCGGGGCTGGAATTCGACTATGAGATCTTTGTCGCGGGCGGAAACGGTTCCGGTTTTGCGGCGCCCGACAATCTCGCGTTCGACAGCGCGGGAAATCTCTGGATGGTCACGGACATTTCCGCAAAGAACTTAAACAAATCCGTATATAAGAAATACGGCAACAACGGTTTGTTCGTGATTCCCACGCAAGGAGCGGACGCGGGTAAGGCGTTCCAGTTCGCTTCTTCCCCCACGGGTGCGGAGCTGACCGGACTTTGGTTTACGCCCGATCAAAAGGAATTATTCCTTTCGGTGCAACATCCGGGAGAAACCACAAAGGACTATCAAAACCCGACGAGCCGGTGGCCGCATGGAGGGAACTCCCTGCCGAAGCCGGGAGTGGTTGCAATTTATTTAAAGTAG
- the htpG gene encoding molecular chaperone HtpG, with protein MSEEIKGRISVETENIFPIIKKWLYSEKDIFIRELVSNASDAITKLKKIAFSEEFEGGTDYRIDLDFDQEKRILIIEDNGIGMSSEEVQKYINQIAFSSAEEFVKKFQGEGAQPEIIGHFGLGFYSCFMVSTKVVIETRSYKKGSAGVVWESESGTEFSLRSSDKATRGTKITLHLDSDSGEYLDQWKLKELIRKYCDFLPVPIYVKNEQANKQTPLWSETPASVTKEKYEEFYNYLFPFSGEPLFHVHLNVDYPFRLQGILYFPKLKHELDVNQSGIKLYCNHVFVSDDANDLVPKFLTVLKGTIDIPDLPLNVSRSYLQSDPLVKKISSHIVKKIADRLNEEFKKNEEDFRKNWDEISIFVKYGMLTDDKFYEAAKDLVFFKTSNGEITRLEDYWTKNKEKNNGKVFYANESETSSVYMDLLKSQGLEAILVDTRIDSHFVQFLESKNPDMKFQRVDSELADGVVDKDHASQIVDAENKTPADRVKELFDKVLKRDGLEIKAEPLKAEGVPAVVLLPEHLRRISEMNTMGGQKPLDLLRNHTLVINTRSALVQNILGLAGGVNSSKADKLVRTVYDMALLSSKIFGEAEFAEYLKRTTETLEELSAS; from the coding sequence ATGAGCGAAGAAATCAAAGGAAGGATTTCCGTAGAGACGGAAAACATCTTTCCGATCATTAAAAAATGGCTGTATTCGGAAAAAGATATTTTCATCCGCGAGCTCGTATCCAACGCGAGCGACGCGATAACGAAGCTGAAAAAGATCGCGTTCTCCGAAGAATTCGAAGGCGGAACGGATTATAGAATCGATCTCGATTTCGATCAGGAAAAAAGAATTCTGATCATCGAAGACAACGGGATCGGAATGAGTTCCGAAGAAGTCCAGAAATACATCAATCAAATCGCCTTCTCCAGTGCTGAAGAGTTCGTCAAAAAATTTCAAGGCGAAGGAGCGCAACCGGAAATCATCGGACATTTCGGTTTGGGATTCTATTCCTGTTTTATGGTCTCCACCAAAGTGGTCATCGAAACCAGGTCGTATAAAAAAGGTTCCGCCGGAGTCGTCTGGGAAAGCGAATCGGGAACGGAATTCTCCTTACGTTCTTCGGACAAGGCGACAAGAGGAACCAAAATCACGCTGCATCTCGATTCCGATTCGGGAGAATATCTGGATCAGTGGAAACTCAAAGAGCTGATCCGTAAATACTGCGACTTTCTTCCCGTCCCCATCTACGTAAAAAACGAACAGGCGAATAAACAAACTCCGCTTTGGTCGGAAACTCCCGCCTCCGTGACCAAGGAAAAATACGAGGAGTTTTACAATTATCTTTTCCCGTTTTCGGGAGAACCTCTCTTTCACGTTCACCTCAACGTGGATTATCCGTTCCGTCTTCAAGGAATATTATATTTTCCTAAACTAAAACACGAACTCGACGTGAATCAGTCCGGGATCAAACTCTACTGCAATCACGTGTTCGTAAGCGACGACGCGAACGACCTGGTCCCCAAATTTCTGACCGTTCTCAAAGGGACGATCGATATTCCCGATCTTCCTTTGAACGTTTCCCGCTCGTATCTTCAGAGCGATCCTCTCGTCAAAAAAATCTCCTCTCATATCGTTAAAAAGATCGCGGATCGATTGAACGAGGAATTCAAAAAGAACGAAGAGGACTTCCGAAAGAATTGGGACGAGATTTCCATTTTCGTAAAATACGGAATGCTCACGGACGATAAGTTCTACGAAGCCGCAAAGGATCTCGTGTTCTTCAAAACCTCGAACGGGGAAATTACTCGTCTTGAAGATTATTGGACTAAGAACAAGGAAAAGAACAACGGCAAAGTGTTCTATGCGAACGAATCGGAGACTTCTTCCGTTTATATGGATCTGCTCAAGTCGCAAGGGCTCGAAGCGATCCTGGTCGATACGAGAATCGATTCCCATTTCGTCCAGTTTTTGGAATCCAAAAATCCGGATATGAAGTTTCAACGAGTGGATTCCGAACTCGCGGACGGGGTCGTGGACAAGGATCACGCGTCTCAGATCGTGGATGCGGAAAATAAGACGCCCGCCGATCGTGTGAAAGAACTTTTTGACAAGGTTCTAAAACGCGACGGGTTGGAAATTAAGGCGGAACCTCTTAAAGCGGAGGGAGTTCCCGCGGTCGTGCTCCTTCCCGAACATTTGAGAAGAATCAGCGAGATGAATACGATGGGCGGCCAAAAACCACTCGATCTTCTAAGGAATCACACTCTCGTGATCAACACCCGTTCGGCCTTGGTTCAGAACATTCTCGGGCTCGCGGGAGGGGTGAATTCGTCTAAGGCCGATAAGCTGGTGCGCACAGTATACGACATGGCTCTTCTCTCTTCTAAGATTTTCGGAGAAGCGGAGTTCGCCGAGTATCTGAAACGCACCACCGAAACCCTGGAGGAATTAAGCGCCTCTTAA
- a CDS encoding BatD family protein, with protein MVKKIWFVFLLFAYQSLSADETKFYVTRNMFHLGEESYAVFEMDMGSKFAIPQNSFSNGDITVFYAGSEENTTIINFQVFRKRLLKFRIKASKQGVFTLPSVSIEVNGKNFTPGPLQVQVLARSQTAKSRGSFFDRFFQFEGEELPENADLKVIFQTSKKEAWIGEPIIGYFTLYYRDVRKPYFDRNPADSIQFPYFRSEILTGVAVKVPEQVLYEGNIYDIAVYNKEIYSLIPLRAGEFLLGKTTFSLEGQLQSYFNVKTVSTTPNRIHVKELPEFAGHFSGGVGKFKATLKLKNEPEHVEVGDTLYLSLVLEGEGNLSSVSDPLRSFCKAGKDCVSFSTLYDTSRTWKFTELENSGYGFYSIARFEYGIPMQKTGLWKQEPVEFVFFNPNSGSYQTVSIEIPSVNVLPAARKKEKPNESPSMNPLSEGLHLPIPVYIIGFVSVFFVAVWTWLRFQKSDAVSIWIESLPMLFPILGVPVLKELDQRTGSKRGLVLRQSLLSKGVPEADVSFLVEISKADADAHFAELASRLNFQERNNLLRIAHQFLTTQKKEEYQ; from the coding sequence TTGGTGAAAAAGATCTGGTTCGTTTTTCTCCTATTCGCTTATCAATCGCTTTCGGCGGACGAGACGAAATTCTACGTTACGCGAAACATGTTTCATCTCGGAGAGGAATCGTATGCCGTTTTCGAAATGGATATGGGTTCCAAATTCGCGATTCCGCAGAACTCCTTTTCCAACGGAGATATCACCGTATTTTATGCGGGCTCCGAAGAAAACACTACGATCATCAACTTTCAAGTATTCCGAAAGCGCCTTTTGAAATTCCGAATCAAGGCTTCCAAACAAGGTGTGTTTACGCTTCCTTCCGTAAGCATAGAAGTGAACGGTAAAAATTTTACCCCCGGGCCGTTGCAGGTTCAGGTGCTTGCAAGATCTCAAACCGCAAAGAGCCGCGGTTCGTTCTTCGATCGATTCTTTCAATTTGAAGGAGAGGAGCTTCCCGAAAACGCGGATCTCAAGGTGATCTTTCAAACGAGCAAAAAGGAAGCGTGGATCGGAGAACCGATCATCGGTTATTTTACGTTGTATTATAGGGACGTGCGTAAACCGTACTTCGATCGCAATCCCGCCGATTCGATTCAGTTTCCGTATTTCAGAAGCGAGATTCTTACCGGGGTGGCGGTTAAGGTTCCCGAGCAGGTTTTATACGAAGGAAATATCTACGACATCGCCGTTTACAACAAGGAAATCTATTCTCTCATTCCGCTTCGCGCGGGAGAATTCCTTCTGGGCAAGACGACGTTCTCTTTGGAAGGTCAGCTTCAATCCTACTTCAACGTCAAGACGGTTTCAACGACTCCGAATCGGATTCACGTTAAGGAACTTCCCGAATTTGCGGGACATTTCAGCGGGGGAGTCGGAAAATTTAAGGCGACCTTGAAACTGAAGAACGAACCAGAACACGTGGAAGTAGGGGATACGTTGTATTTGAGTTTGGTGTTGGAGGGAGAAGGAAATCTTTCTTCCGTTTCCGATCCTCTGCGTTCTTTTTGTAAAGCGGGGAAGGATTGCGTTTCTTTTTCCACGTTGTATGACACATCGAGGACTTGGAAGTTCACCGAATTGGAAAACTCCGGATACGGATTTTATTCCATCGCAAGATTCGAATACGGAATTCCGATGCAAAAGACGGGCCTTTGGAAACAGGAACCGGTCGAATTCGTTTTTTTTAATCCTAACTCGGGAAGTTATCAAACGGTATCGATCGAGATTCCTTCGGTGAACGTTCTTCCTGCAGCTCGAAAAAAAGAAAAGCCGAACGAATCTCCGTCGATGAATCCTCTTTCCGAAGGATTGCATCTTCCGATTCCGGTTTATATCATCGGTTTCGTATCCGTATTCTTTGTCGCGGTTTGGACTTGGCTTCGATTTCAAAAATCGGACGCCGTTTCCATTTGGATCGAATCGCTTCCGATGCTATTTCCGATCTTAGGAGTTCCGGTTTTAAAAGAACTTGACCAGCGAACGGGAAGCAAACGAGGCTTGGTATTAAGACAATCCCTTTTGTCGAAAGGGGTCCCCGAAGCGGACGTTTCCTTTCTTGTGGAAATTTCCAAAGCGGATGCGGATGCCCACTTTGCGGAACTCGCTTCCCGATTGAACTTTCAGGAAAGAAACAATCTGCTTAGAATCGCGCATCAATTTTTAACAACCCAAAAGAAGGAGGAATACCAATGA
- the batC gene encoding TPR repeat-containing protein BatC translates to MKLIHKLLYSIFIIILLIRSGWFELYAVELDPGGNRVGEGLEHYNQGEYFESLRSYQEAESYFPDDPRLEFNRGAAEFKSGNLDKAIRHFEKSANSSSPEVQWKSRFNLGNSYLRAGDRKRAAEEYIKALKINPDLQEARKNLEYLRKTPPPSGNQSKNSNQSPSQNQPQSKGGSNSGNRTQSEDRLSKREGGGDPHDKRDRLTEEESKRIMDSLDLNKIRRKSRKSRDREVFW, encoded by the coding sequence ATGAAATTGATTCATAAATTATTATATTCAATTTTTATTATAATTCTTTTAATCCGGAGCGGATGGTTCGAGTTGTACGCGGTCGAGCTCGATCCGGGAGGGAATCGGGTCGGCGAAGGACTCGAACACTACAATCAAGGAGAATATTTCGAATCCCTCCGATCGTATCAGGAAGCGGAGTCGTATTTTCCGGACGATCCGAGGCTCGAGTTCAATCGAGGAGCGGCGGAATTCAAATCCGGAAACTTAGACAAAGCGATTCGTCATTTTGAAAAATCGGCCAATTCCTCTTCCCCCGAAGTGCAGTGGAAATCGAGATTCAATCTGGGAAACAGTTATCTGCGTGCCGGAGATCGCAAACGCGCCGCGGAAGAATACATCAAGGCACTAAAGATCAATCCGGATCTCCAAGAAGCGCGGAAGAATCTGGAATATCTTCGTAAAACCCCTCCGCCTTCCGGGAACCAATCCAAAAATTCGAACCAATCCCCTTCTCAAAATCAACCGCAATCCAAGGGCGGTTCCAACTCCGGCAATCGGACCCAAAGCGAAGACCGTCTTTCTAAAAGGGAAGGGGGCGGCGATCCTCACGATAAACGAGATCGTCTAACCGAAGAGGAATCGAAACGTATCATGGATTCTTTGGACTTAAACAAGATCCGCAGAAAAAGCAGAAAGAGCCGAGACAGAGAGGTCTTTTGGTGA
- the batB gene encoding VWA domain-containing protein BatB: MNQEFSPYLANVFYAIAVIWALYSILRIFVIFKIREWRIIYPGLERSSSFPAVRLVLARIFLIFATLVCVFLSGLKTDYKDEKKEESFKGVDILFLVDVSLSMQAIDSSPTRLARFKEVLLRMLPSLSGNRFGMIVFAASPFLYCPMTSDVAAFSDYVRGLDVDMVGDRGTDLNKAFLKADTILKSEKIFRNRILVLVTDGEDLNDPETIAFPASFQVWASGTEAGGPIAYNDEDSGLSGFLLKDGTLTPNINSAGIIQSKMNRSFLRNLADKNDGKFYSLDENPPDAESLKKEILALEENFYSRRKDLKRSEGSGVFLFAAVLFLLADWILVESFLFPKRKTDVPV; encoded by the coding sequence ATGAACCAGGAATTCTCACCTTATTTGGCGAACGTTTTCTACGCGATTGCGGTCATTTGGGCGTTGTATTCCATTCTTAGAATATTCGTGATCTTTAAAATTAGGGAATGGAGAATCATATACCCCGGCTTGGAAAGGAGTTCTTCGTTTCCGGCGGTCCGTCTCGTTTTGGCGAGGATCTTTTTGATCTTTGCTACCTTGGTTTGTGTCTTTCTATCCGGATTGAAAACGGATTATAAGGACGAAAAAAAAGAGGAATCTTTCAAAGGAGTCGATATACTCTTTCTCGTGGATGTAAGTCTTTCCATGCAGGCCATCGACAGCAGCCCGACGCGCTTGGCGCGGTTTAAGGAAGTTTTGCTGCGAATGCTACCTTCCCTTTCGGGAAACCGATTCGGAATGATCGTCTTTGCGGCCAGTCCGTTTTTGTATTGCCCGATGACCTCGGACGTCGCAGCGTTTTCGGACTACGTGCGCGGTTTGGACGTGGACATGGTGGGGGACCGGGGAACCGACTTGAACAAAGCGTTTTTAAAAGCGGATACGATTCTTAAATCGGAGAAGATTTTTCGAAACCGAATTCTCGTTTTGGTAACGGACGGGGAGGATTTAAACGATCCGGAAACGATCGCTTTCCCCGCGAGCTTTCAAGTCTGGGCTTCCGGCACGGAAGCGGGCGGACCGATCGCTTACAACGACGAGGATTCCGGTTTGAGCGGATTTCTTTTAAAAGACGGAACCTTAACGCCTAACATCAATTCGGCGGGGATCATTCAGTCCAAGATGAACCGAAGTTTTTTAAGGAATCTGGCGGATAAGAACGACGGAAAATTCTATTCTTTGGACGAGAACCCGCCGGACGCGGAAAGTCTAAAAAAGGAAATCCTGGCCTTAGAGGAGAATTTTTATTCTCGAAGGAAGGACTTGAAACGTTCGGAAGGTTCGGGCGTTTTTCTGTTTGCAGCGGTTTTATTCCTGTTGGCGGATTGGATTCTCGTGGAATCCTTTCTTTTCCCGAAACGTAAGACGGATGTGCCGGTATGA
- the batA gene encoding VWA domain-containing protein BatA: MNFEYPYAFLLLVPVWVWAFIYYKNGMYLRRMEIRLPGRREGVFSGLETFGKLLPFLRSISISLLIVALAGPGKKTTFLPSEKEGVDIMIALDVSGSMSRSRDFLPETRLGVSKKLLRRFIEKRQNDRLGLVVFAGAAYLQAPLTGDRESLNEILGTIEEETVAEQGTAIGDAIILSTYRLRSSQARSRLIVLITDGVSNTGKIDPVTATDLAEHIGAKIYSIGIGKEESSYEINFEILQELSANTGGQFFRAEDPEEMKAVLASIDSLEKDPLQAPPQEVRETEYEIWLYRALAILLLDLMLRAFFFRYYV, from the coding sequence ATGAACTTCGAATATCCGTACGCCTTTCTTCTATTGGTCCCCGTCTGGGTTTGGGCGTTTATATATTATAAAAATGGAATGTATTTGAGAAGGATGGAAATTCGTCTTCCGGGGAGAAGGGAGGGCGTCTTTTCCGGACTCGAAACATTCGGAAAACTTCTTCCTTTTTTGCGTTCGATCTCGATCAGTCTGTTGATCGTCGCGCTTGCCGGACCCGGAAAAAAAACGACTTTTCTTCCGAGCGAAAAGGAAGGGGTCGATATCATGATCGCCCTCGACGTGTCGGGTTCCATGTCGAGAAGCCGCGACTTTCTTCCCGAAACGAGACTGGGCGTTTCCAAAAAGCTGCTCCGAAGATTTATCGAAAAAAGACAAAACGATCGATTGGGTTTGGTAGTATTTGCCGGGGCCGCTTATCTGCAAGCGCCGTTGACCGGTGACAGGGAATCTCTGAACGAGATTTTAGGAACGATCGAAGAGGAAACAGTAGCGGAGCAAGGTACGGCGATCGGAGACGCGATCATTCTTTCCACATATCGATTGAGAAGTTCTCAAGCAAGATCCAGATTGATCGTATTGATCACCGACGGGGTTTCGAACACGGGCAAGATCGATCCCGTAACCGCAACGGACCTTGCGGAACATATCGGAGCCAAGATTTATTCCATTGGAATCGGGAAAGAAGAAAGTTCGTACGAGATCAATTTCGAAATTCTACAGGAGCTTTCCGCTAATACGGGCGGCCAATTCTTTCGAGCGGAGGATCCCGAGGAAATGAAAGCGGTGCTTGCATCGATCGATTCTTTGGAAAAAGATCCGTTGCAGGCACCTCCGCAGGAAGTTCGCGAGACCGAATACGAGATATGGCTCTATCGAGCTCTCGCGATTCTTCTCTTGGATTTGATGTTGCGGGCCTTCTTTTTCAGGTATTACGTATGA
- a CDS encoding LB_053 family protein, translating to MKSYILIFVYSSILMFSRAASAEAVESLSPDRTLIAQKIRYELNWTSGAVKDVRFPEAGLHYLENAPDIPWFEVLFSEKKETKLTVEFAYYVTGEYPIPVSWTTAAGMKEFSKKTILVESAIADNDTGPADIIPPLAFSGSYLGRLIVFLILAALLSAFAFYAYRIYSGKNSPLDAIIQAEPTLERMEVFEIRLNELLKKDPIPAREFARLLSGYIREKSANLSGRKTSAFTEAELFRFLYDQFPFEEKELQSWRKFLTEKKFRPGEAFLTREDAEDKFAHWKGVWDKR from the coding sequence ATGAAATCATATATTCTAATTTTCGTATATTCTTCGATTTTAATGTTTTCCCGGGCCGCGAGCGCGGAGGCGGTCGAGTCCCTTTCTCCCGATCGAACCCTGATCGCGCAGAAAATCCGATACGAGCTAAATTGGACTTCCGGAGCTGTGAAAGACGTTCGTTTCCCCGAAGCGGGGCTTCATTATCTCGAGAATGCGCCGGATATTCCTTGGTTCGAGGTTCTATTCTCCGAAAAAAAGGAAACGAAACTGACCGTAGAGTTCGCCTATTACGTAACGGGAGAATATCCGATTCCGGTTTCGTGGACGACCGCGGCGGGGATGAAAGAATTTTCCAAAAAGACGATTCTTGTGGAATCGGCTATCGCCGATAACGATACGGGCCCGGCGGATATCATTCCTCCGTTGGCGTTTTCCGGTTCCTATCTCGGGCGTTTGATCGTCTTTTTAATTCTGGCCGCTCTATTGTCGGCCTTCGCATTTTACGCGTATCGAATCTACTCCGGAAAAAATTCTCCGTTAGACGCCATCATTCAAGCCGAACCGACTCTCGAAAGGATGGAGGTTTTCGAAATTCGGTTGAACGAACTTCTTAAAAAAGATCCGATTCCCGCGCGGGAGTTCGCACGTCTGCTTTCCGGTTATATTCGGGAGAAGTCTGCGAATCTATCGGGAAGAAAAACTTCCGCATTCACCGAGGCGGAGCTCTTTCGATTCTTATACGATCAATTTCCATTCGAAGAAAAAGAGCTTCAATCCTGGAGAAAATTCTTAACGGAAAAAAAATTCAGACCGGGCGAAGCGTTTCTGACAAGGGAAGATGCCGAAGATAAGTTCGCTCATTGGAAAGGAGTTTGGGATAAAAGATGA
- a CDS encoding DUF58 domain-containing protein — translation MIRKEFLSILSSLELGRKTRSLKEKTGSAESSKRGRGLDFKDVRLYSFGDDTRLIDWNVTSRFGELYVREFYEEKERQAILFYDISASMEWGTGEFSRAENAFQVLALLSLLYVQKGNRVKIVLYCEKVEWETDFLKSRDELLPVLKKISVREPASGQSNPLLPFQYLKNRVHRHAEVFLLSDFIGIRSLKKYASLKKYYSLHAVRFRDPVEIDPPKSLLSFFYTRDPEERNGGFFGRSLSPEYELKSLRSFFQGSLLDLTEHELQAKDLIRYFSK, via the coding sequence ATGATCCGTAAAGAATTCTTATCCATCCTTTCGAGTCTCGAACTCGGACGCAAAACGCGCTCGTTGAAGGAGAAGACCGGTAGCGCGGAAAGCTCAAAACGGGGAAGGGGACTCGACTTCAAGGACGTTCGCCTTTACAGCTTCGGAGACGACACGCGCCTCATCGATTGGAACGTAACTTCGCGTTTCGGAGAATTGTATGTGCGGGAATTCTACGAGGAAAAAGAAAGACAAGCCATTCTTTTCTACGATATTTCCGCATCGATGGAGTGGGGAACGGGAGAATTCTCCCGCGCGGAAAACGCGTTTCAAGTTCTTGCGCTCCTATCGTTGCTCTATGTTCAAAAAGGCAATCGTGTTAAAATCGTTCTCTATTGCGAAAAGGTGGAATGGGAAACGGATTTTCTGAAATCCAGAGACGAACTTTTGCCCGTTCTGAAGAAGATTTCCGTTCGCGAGCCCGCATCCGGACAATCGAATCCACTGTTGCCGTTTCAATATTTGAAAAACCGGGTTCATAGGCACGCGGAAGTTTTTTTGTTAAGCGACTTTATCGGAATCCGTTCCCTGAAAAAATACGCGAGTTTGAAAAAGTATTATTCGCTGCACGCGGTTCGTTTCCGAGATCCCGTCGAAATCGATCCTCCGAAATCTCTTTTGTCTTTTTTTTATACGCGAGATCCGGAAGAGAGAAACGGAGGTTTTTTCGGCAGAAGCCTTTCGCCCGAATACGAATTAAAATCATTGCGTTCTTTTTTTCAAGGTTCCTTGCTCGATTTGACGGAACACGAACTCCAAGCCAAGGATCTGATCCGGTATTTTTCGAAATGA